From the Lathyrus oleraceus cultivar Zhongwan6 chromosome 4, CAAS_Psat_ZW6_1.0, whole genome shotgun sequence genome, one window contains:
- the LOC127076477 gene encoding uncharacterized protein LOC127076477, translating into MLNKTTPNSFNHDNQLDNHSSLTLLHSDLSSTFHQIDELVVKALEVKKGVSKEGKGEMESFNNLLSEMLSSLKPWIPKLQNSLSSTSVGSESKSEEVSCDESNVSDCESPEVTALVSPSPLVSWHANCTVQRGRQMFMLTPVPLSKSYRQPQPKLDFTELASSSNTSVLYGVVTKPTPIKPALSIVSEDATNNEEVELISSPEFSQRDTSMLYMMTPCLKISPPKTCVLLESIPEMRHVGNKQLRKSTPYPVGVHYSDSEDSAWDHVSQDLALKYPELMAAQRVPKLGIGKKNVEASPVWLTSPPKTCVMLGTSDEKLYELEKGDNDSCIHISESILNQQVSKLNLKEEISKGHNEAKKSCKDHFVGDLSHIESTPMWLNPENTLQRGKHAGENTLKKELWAKFEEASTCGFEPKFHTGSKMSRKGFLDLLEEASCDE; encoded by the exons ATGTTGAACAAAACGACACCAAATTCCTTCAATCACGATAATCAACTTGATAATCATTCCTCCCTCACGCTCCTTCACTCCGATCTTTCCTCTACCTTCCATCAG ATTGATGAGCTTGTTGTGAAAGCGCTTGAAGTGAAGAAGGGTGTGAGCAAAGAGGGAAAGGGAGAAATGGAATCCTTCAACAATTTGTTGTCTGAAATGTTGTCTAGTTTGAAG CCATGGATACCCAAATTACAAAATTCACTTTCATCAACGTCAGTGGGATCTGAAAGTAAAAGTGAAGAAGTTTCTTGTGATGAAAGCAATGTGAGTGACTGTGAAAGTCCTGAAGTGACTGCATTAGTATCtccttctcctcttgtttcatGGCATGCTAATTGCACAGTTCAAAGAGGTAGACAAATGTTTATGCTCACACCAGTACCATTATCAAAATCATACCGCCAACCACAACCCAAATTAGATTTCACTGAATTGGCTTCTTCCAGTAATACTTCAGTACTTTACGGTGTTGTAACGAAACCAACTCCAATAAAGCCTGCCCTTTCTATTGTGAGTGAAGATGCAACAAATAATGAAGAGGTTGAGTTGATTTCTTCGCCCGAATTTTCTCAAAGAGACACTTCCATGCTTTATATGATGACTCCTTGTTTAAAAATTTCACCTCCGAAGACTTGTGTTTTGCTTGAATCCATACCTGAGATGCGTCATGTTGGTAATAAACAGTTGCGAAAGTCCACCCCGTATCCTGTTGGAGTTCATTACAGCGATTCAGAAGATTCTGCTTGGGATCATGTGTCACAGGATTTGGCGTTGAAATACCCAGAACTCATGGCAGCACAGCGTGTTCCTAAGCTGGGAATTGGAAAGAAAAATGTGGAAGCATCACCTGTTTGGCTTACCTCACCTCCAAAAACCTGTGTTATGTTAGGAACATCTGATGAGAAATTATATGAGTTGGAGAAGGGTGATAATGATTCATGTATACATATTTCTGAATCCATTCTTAATCAACAAGTCAGTAAATTGAATTTGAAAGAAGAAATTTCCAAAGGTCATAATGAAGCCAAAAAATCTTGTAAAG ATCATTTTGTTGGCGACTTATCACATATAGAGAGCACTCCCATGTGGCTGAACCCTGAAAACACATTACAAAGAGGGAAACATGCGGGAGAAAATACTCTGAAGAAGGAATTATGGGCTAAGTTTGAAGAAGCGTCCACTTGTGGATTTGAGCCCAAGTTTCACACAGGTAGTAAGATGTCTCGTAAAGGTTTTCTTGACCTACTGGAAGAAGCTTCCTGTGATGAATAA